The following nucleotide sequence is from Borrelia puertoricensis.
ATCTCACTCATTAAGTCTTCTTCATTCAAATTTTCAACTATCTGAATTCCAACCTCTTTATCACTCTCCAAAATAGCATCAGATATTATCTTAGTAAATAAAGCAACGGAACGAATTGCATCATCATTTCCAGGAATTGGACAGTCAATCACATCTGGATTACAATTTGTATCAACAACTGAAATTATAGGAATACCAAGCTTTCTAGCCTCATTAATCACTATTTGTTCCCTTTTAGGATCAATAATAAAAACGGCACCGGGAAGCTCTTCCATATCTTTAATTCCTGTCAAATTTTTAGATAATTTTAACTTTTCCCGATTAAGTTGAGAAACTTCCTTTTTACTAATCATCTCAAAAGTTCCATCTATTTCCATTTTTTCTAATTTTTTTAATTTCTGAACTGATTTTTTAATAGTATTAAAGTTTGAAAG
It contains:
- the rpsB gene encoding 30S ribosomal protein S2 gives rise to the protein MAVITMKSLLEAGVHFGHQVKRLDPRMKRFIFSERNEIHILDLQKTLQGIKDSYELVQSVIKSGKKVLFVGTKKQASEIIEQEARRSDMPYVNNRWLGGMLSNFNTIKKSVQKLKKLEKMEIDGTFEMISKKEVSQLNREKLKLSKNLTGIKDMEELPGAVFIIDPKREQIVINEARKLGIPIISVVDTNCNPDVIDCPIPGNDDAIRSVALFTKIISDAILESDKEVGIQIVENLNEEDLMSEIEVKNEKKEL